The Methanosphaera sp. WGK6 genomic interval TAAAAAATGTAGATATTACAACTGAAATTACTAATAATAGAGGCACAGTATATGAATGTATACTTCATGTATATGGTGAAATAATTAATGAACCAATTGAAAAAACATACCCTATTGAAGTAAAAGTAGAAAAAGGTGTATGTCCTGATTGTAGTAAATTTCATTCTGGATACTATGAAGCTGTAATTCAATTAAGAGCAGATGATAGAAAACTAGATGATTATGAAATAAGAGAAGCTGATGAATTCATAGCAAATGAAATACAAAGAATTTGTAAGACTAATAAATTAGCTTATGTTACAGAACGTATTGTTCTTAAAGAAGGAATTGACTATCAAGTTGGTTCATATAATGCAGCACATAAAATTGCAGTTAATATGCAAAAACAGTTTGGTGGCGTTATTACTGAATCTAGAAAGATTGTAGGTCATGATAAATCAAGAAGTAAGGACTTATATCGTACATGGTTATCTGTTAGATTACCTGCATTCCATAGAAATGAATTCATAGAACATGAAGATAAAATTCTACAAATAAAGAAAATTGGAAGTCATAAATTTTCAGGAGTAAATCTAAGTACAAATGAACTAGAATCACTCACATGGAAAGAATATGATAAAATAAAAAAAATTGGGACACAAGAAGATATTAGACAAACAACAGTCACTAATATAACACCAACAGAAATCCAAATACTTGACCCTGACACATATATGACAGTAGATCTTAAAAAAACTGAATCTATGAATAATATAACTATTGGTCAAGAAATAAATGTCATAAAAATAAAAGATATGATATACATAGTATTATAATATAAATATATTTACTAACTTGAAAATGAGGGAGGAAAATAAATGGACATAGATACTGCTATAGAAAATATTTCAAGAAACACAGTAGAAATCATAGAAATAGATGAATTAAAAGAATTATTAAAAAAGGATGAAAAAGTAGCTTATGTTGGATTTGAACCATCAGGTAAAATACACCTAGGTCATGCTTTAACAATAAAAAGAATGAAAGCATTACAAGATGCTGGTTTTAAAATTAAAATATTTATTGCTAACTTACATGCATACCTTAATGGTAAAGGAACACTTGAAGAATTAAATGAAACAGCAGCATACAACATTGAATGTTTCAAAGCATTAGGCTTAAGTGAAGAAACAACTGAATTTATATATGGATCAGACCGTATGACTCCTGAATACATCGTTAATGTATTCCATGCATCCACATTAACAACAATTCAAAGAGCACAACGTAGTATGGCACAAATTTCAAGAGGAGATGCACATAATGTAGCAGAAGCTTTATATCCAATTATGCAGGTTATGGATATTCATGATCTTAAAGCTAATGTTGCAGTTGGAGGTATGGAACAAAGAAAAATCCATATGTTAGCTAGAGAAGTTCTTCCAAAATTAGGACTTGAAGCTCCAGTATGTATCCACATCCCATTAATTCATGGAACTGATGGATCTGATAAAATGTCAAGTAGTAAAGGAAACTTTATTGCAATAGATGATTCACCAAAAGATATTAAAAATAAAATTAATAAAAGTTTCTGCCCTACTGGTGTTATTGAAGATAACCCTGTACTTGAACTTGCTCATTACTACATCTATGATGAAAATGAAACCATGTTAATTGAAAGACCTGAAAAATTTGGTGGAAATCTTGAATTAACAGAAGAAGAATTATTAGATATCTATGCTAAAGAAGAATTACATCCAATGGACTTGAAAAATACAGTTAGTAAATATTTAATTGATATTCTTGCTCCTGCACGTGAATATATGGAAAATCTATAATTTGGTGAGATAATGTGTGCAAAACATACAATGAGAGTTTTATC includes:
- a CDS encoding 60S ribosomal export protein NMD3 → MFCILCNSEEKLYEGLCKSCYLKEFELIKVPEYAKFTVCSHCGATLKHEKWVQTGYYDDEIINDAIYKDIKINEKLKNVDITTEITNNRGTVYECILHVYGEIINEPIEKTYPIEVKVEKGVCPDCSKFHSGYYEAVIQLRADDRKLDDYEIREADEFIANEIQRICKTNKLAYVTERIVLKEGIDYQVGSYNAAHKIAVNMQKQFGGVITESRKIVGHDKSRSKDLYRTWLSVRLPAFHRNEFIEHEDKILQIKKIGSHKFSGVNLSTNELESLTWKEYDKIKKIGTQEDIRQTTVTNITPTEIQILDPDTYMTVDLKKTESMNNITIGQEINVIKIKDMIYIVL
- a CDS encoding tyrosine--tRNA ligase; its protein translation is MDIDTAIENISRNTVEIIEIDELKELLKKDEKVAYVGFEPSGKIHLGHALTIKRMKALQDAGFKIKIFIANLHAYLNGKGTLEELNETAAYNIECFKALGLSEETTEFIYGSDRMTPEYIVNVFHASTLTTIQRAQRSMAQISRGDAHNVAEALYPIMQVMDIHDLKANVAVGGMEQRKIHMLAREVLPKLGLEAPVCIHIPLIHGTDGSDKMSSSKGNFIAIDDSPKDIKNKINKSFCPTGVIEDNPVLELAHYYIYDENETMLIERPEKFGGNLELTEEELLDIYAKEELHPMDLKNTVSKYLIDILAPAREYMENL